The sequence TACCTCACGGGCGGTGACGTCACGCTGACCACCATCGGGCAGCTCTTGCTGTTGCCCGCGCTCATTGTGGGCGTCGGGCTGCTGGGGCTGCTGTTTGCGCGGTCCGATTACTTGCTGCTTACCGACAACCGGGCGCGCCTGCTGAACGGCTCGCTGGGTGCGCTGCTGGGCATCATCGGGCTGTTTGCCATTGCGCCCACAGGCACGTCGTTCTTCCCGAGCACCGACCCGAACCTCATCCGCATCACCGCCGAGGCGCCGCTGGGCACCAACATTGACGCGTCGAACAACCTCGCAAAGGAACTGCAAGACCGCATCAGCACGCTGCTGCGCACCAACCCCGATTCGCGCACCAACGTGAAGAACATGCTGGTCAATGTAGGTGTGGGCGGCGATCAGCAGTTTGGCGGCGGCGCCTCTAGCCCCGAGCGCTCGCGTGTTACCCTCAACCTGATCGACTTTGTGGAGCGCCCCGAGCGAAGCACGCAAACCATGCGCAAGCTGCGCAATAACCTGACGGGCGTGCCGGGCGTGGAAATTGAGTTCACGCAGGACGAGAGCGGGCCGCCGACGGGGCCCCCGATAAACATTGAGGTGACGGGCGAAAACTTCGACCGCGTGGCGCAAATTGCCAGCGAGATTCGGCGCAAGCTGGAACAGGGCGTGAAAGCCGGCAAGCTGCCTGGCCTCGTTGACGTGCGCGACAACCTGAACAAGGGCCGCCCCGAACTGGAAGTGGCCATCGACCGCGACCGTGCCGGGCGCTTTGGGCTCTCGACCGCGCAGATTGGAAACACCGTGCGTGCGGCGATCAATGGCGTGGAGGCGTCGAAGTACCGCGCCGGCGAGAAGGAATACGACATCCGCGTCCGCTTGAAGAAAGGCGACCGTGACAACCTGGAGAGCCTGAAGAACCTCACCATTTTACACGAGGGGCAACAGATTCCGCTGGTTGCTGTGGCCGATTTGCGTACGCAGAGTGGGCTGGGTTCCATCACGCGGCTCGACCTGCAGCCTACCGTGACGGTGCAGGGCGACGCGGCCCCGGGGTATACCGGGCAGCAGGTGCTGCAAACCGTGCAACAGTACTTGAAGACGTACCGGCAAGAGCTGCCGCCAAGCTACAGCATGAGCTACACCGGCGAAAATCAGGATCAGCAGGAGGCCTTTCAGTTCCTGGCAACGGCGCTGCTGGTGGGCATTGCCCTCATCTTCCTGATTATGGTGGCGCAGTTTAACACCGTTAGCGCACCGTTCATCATCATGGTGGGCGTTGGGCTTAGCCTTGTGGGCGTGCTGTTGGGCCTCATCCTCACACGCACGCCGTTCAGCCTGTTCACCTTTATCGGGGTGATCTCGCTTGCGGGGATTGTGGTGAACAACGGCATCGTGCTGATCGACTACACGATGCAACTGCGCGAGCGTGGCCTCGACAAGCGCGAGGCCGTGGTGGAAGCCGGTGCCACGCGCCTGCGGCCGGTGCTGCTGACAGCGCTTACGACCGTCATCGGTCTTATTCCGCTGACGTTCGGCATCAACATCGACTTTGTGGGGCTTCTCGCGGACTTCGATCCGGCGTTTGCCATTGGCTCGGAGAATACGCAGTTCTGGGGACCGATGGGCACGGCCATCATCAGCGGCCTCACCTTTGGCACGTTCCTGACGCTCGTCATTGTGCCGGTGATGTATTCCGCCTTCGATTCGCTGAGCTTACGCTTGCAGCGGCTCTTTGGCGGGCCCGGCGTCGATCCGGAGGGCATCACCTCGGCGACGATGGCTGGAAACGGTGCGGTGCCCGCAGGCGATGGGGCGGAGCCGACGCCCGCGCCCCAAGTGGCCCCCGATAAGGCCTAAACGCGGATGCAAGACCCACGGCCCGTTGCAGCATTACAACAAGTGCTGCAGCGGCTGCTGTGGATCTGCCGGTAGCGGCTTGTTATGCTACAATGCATCGATTTCAATTTCATTCTCTATTATGTCCGAACAAACTGCAACACCATCTGCACCAACTGACACTGCGCGCCTTCAGCAGTCTACCTTCAAGGATCGTGATGACAGCCTGGGGCGTCGCCTCGGACAAAAAGCCATCCATAGCCTCGACTGGCTGTTTGGACGGTTCTCGCGTGTAGGCGATCGTCCGGTGCACGACCCGGCACAGTTTCCATGGACGCAGCACCTAGAGGCGCACTGGGAGGAGATTCGGGACGAGCTGGAGGCCATCTTGCAGTACCGCGAGGCGCTGCCCAGCTTTCACGACATTGCCGAGGACGCATCCACGATCTCCGACGAAAAGTGGAAGACGTTTTTCTTTTATGGCTATGGCACGAAAGCCGAAGAAAATTGCGCCCGCTGCCCACGCACCACTGAGTTGATTGAGCGTGTGCCGGGCATGACGACGGCCTTCTTTTCGATTTTGGCTCCCGGTAAGCACATTCCCGCGCATCGCGGCCCGTACAAGGGCGTGCTGCGGTACCACCTGGGGCTAAAAGTGCCCGAGCCTGCATCGCAGTGCCGCATCCGCATAGCCGATGAGGTGGTGCATTGGGCGGAAGGCAAAAGCCTTGTGTTTGACGACACCTACAACCACGAGGTGTGGAACGCGACGAGCGGCGAGCGCGCCATTCTCTTTCTGGATGTGAAGCGCCCGCTCCCGCAGCCGCTGCATGCGCTCAACAGCGGCCTCATCAGCCTTGCGCAGCATACCTCGGTGGTGCAAGACGCGACGACCAATCAGCAGCAATGGTCGAAGCGCCTTGAGGAGGCGGAAGCCATGGAGCAGGGATGACGGCACGAGGCAACGACGCGGTGCCGGACCGGCTGGTGCTGATCGCCGATGGGTTTGTCGATCCGGCGCGCGCGGCCATTGTGCGCGATGTTTTAGCAGCGGGCGTCGTGCGGTGGGTGCACCTGCGGGCACACGATGCCTCAGTAGCCGCATTCGCCGAAGCAGCGAAGGCCCTTCAGCCCGCAGCGCGCGAAGCGGGCGCGCATGTGTCCGTGAACAGCCGGCTGGCGGTGGCCGCGGCCCTCGGGAGCGGGTTCCATACCGGCGCGCACGGTCCGCCAGTGGCTGCTGCGCGGCGCCGGTTGGGCCCGGCCGCGCAAATTGGGTGCTCCGCGCATGCCGTGGCGGACCTGACCGCGTCGCAGCGGGCTGCCGACTATTTCTTTTTCAGTCCGGTGTTTCCTACGTCGAGCAAGCCGGGCCATCCAGGCGCGGGCGTCGGGGCGCTGGCGCAGTTCTGTGCCGCCGCACCGCAGCCCGTCATGGCCCTCGGGGGCATCACGCCCACGCGCGTGGCGGCGTGTTGCACCGCGGGCGCCGCGGGCGTTGCGGTGCTC comes from Salisaeta longa DSM 21114 and encodes:
- a CDS encoding aspartyl/asparaginyl beta-hydroxylase domain-containing protein, with translation MSEQTATPSAPTDTARLQQSTFKDRDDSLGRRLGQKAIHSLDWLFGRFSRVGDRPVHDPAQFPWTQHLEAHWEEIRDELEAILQYREALPSFHDIAEDASTISDEKWKTFFFYGYGTKAEENCARCPRTTELIERVPGMTTAFFSILAPGKHIPAHRGPYKGVLRYHLGLKVPEPASQCRIRIADEVVHWAEGKSLVFDDTYNHEVWNATSGERAILFLDVKRPLPQPLHALNSGLISLAQHTSVVQDATTNQQQWSKRLEEAEAMEQG
- a CDS encoding thiamine phosphate synthase, whose translation is MTARGNDAVPDRLVLIADGFVDPARAAIVRDVLAAGVVRWVHLRAHDASVAAFAEAAKALQPAAREAGAHVSVNSRLAVAAALGSGFHTGAHGPPVAAARRRLGPAAQIGCSAHAVADLTASQRAADYFFFSPVFPTSSKPGHPGAGVGALAQFCAAAPQPVMALGGITPTRVAACCTAGAAGVAVLSGIMDAADPVAAARAYQQALAAAAQ